From Brassica oleracea var. oleracea cultivar TO1000 chromosome C3, BOL, whole genome shotgun sequence, a single genomic window includes:
- the LOC106329160 gene encoding heat stress transcription factor B-2a-like, whose product MVSDNGDPMMVITNESQRTVPTPFLIKTFNLVEDPSIDDVISWNEDGSSFVVWNPTDFARDLLPKHFKHNNFSSFVRQLNTYGFKKVVPDRWEFSNDFFRRGEKRLLKEIQRRKLTPQAAVTPPPEVVAAAAAQRVQTTKTVVSPSSSAEDQAVSPSWYCQTGNGGGLSVELLEENEKLRSQNIQLNRELTQMKSLCDNIFSLMSNFSESPPERSSSPGASTSHDAMKTVEFLPAKRFSVETEGEEEASHRLFGVSIGLKRTRSEGVQVKAVGERPGGGGEKEETPWLRHYNRTNQRVCN is encoded by the exons ATGGTGAGCGATAACGGTGACCCGATGATGGTAATAACAAATGAGTCTCAGAGAACTGTTCCGACGCCGTTTCTCATCAAGACCTTTAACCTCGTTGAAGATCCTTCCATCGACGACGTCATCTCATGGAACGAAGACGGTTCCTCCTTCGTCGTCTGGAACCCGACTGACTTCGCCAGAGACTTGCTTCCTAAACACTTTAAACACAACAACTTCTCCAGCTTTGTCCGTCAGCTCAACACTTAC GGGTTCAAGAAAGTAGTCCCTGATCGGTGGGAGTTTTCGAATGATTTCTTCAGGAGAGGAGAGAAACGTCTTCTCAAAGAGATCCAACGTCGAAAGTTAACGCCTCAAGCAGCTGTTACTCCGCCGCCTGAAGTGGTTGCGGCGGCGGCGGCTCAGAGAGTTCAGACGACGAAAACGGTCGTGTCTCCGTCGAGTTCTGCGGAAGATCAGGCGGTATCTCCGTCGTGGTATTGTCAAACCGGAAACGGTGGTGGCTTGTCTGTTGAGCTGTTAGAAGAGAACGAGAAGCTTCGGAGTCAGAACATCCAGCTTAACCGTGAGCTTACTCAGATGAAATCCCTCTGCGATAACATCTTCAGCCTCATGTCCAACTTCTCCGAATCTCCTCCTGAACGGAGCTCTTCTCCCGGAGCTAGTACCAGTCATGACGCGATGAAAACGGTGGAGTTTTTACCGGCGAAGCGGTTTTCGGTTGAGACGGAGGGTGAGGAAGAAGCGAGTCATAGGCTTTTCGGTGTTTCGATAGGGCTGAAACGGACGAGAAGCGAAGGTGTTCAGGTGAAGGCGGTGGGAGAGAGACCCGGCGGAGGAGGGGAGAAGGAGGAGACGCCGTGGCTGAGACACTATAATAGGACCAATCAGAGAGTCTGTAATTGA